One genomic region from Phragmites australis chromosome 1, lpPhrAust1.1, whole genome shotgun sequence encodes:
- the LOC133918998 gene encoding receptor-like serine/threonine-protein kinase ALE2 isoform X4 yields MTTLRLLDLSSSSIISYSSNRPGDIYSTCCFISRRISQPKKATAISAVSPSPITSAIHGTRYGAPITAPPGQSPTPSSPSRYSHTEVRGRLSTTSPLVSAPPIRSYLPLPAIGRQTRRPASSPETAVHPANHGKDHGVPVAAPSKGSHHHSMLVNNTHRKTHEAPVVAPSKKRHHHSPANNTHVKGPAVSPSKCPIIHSKGHGIPVAAPPKEHPSHLPPANRRHHKGSFPVTSPAPHKTNNASAPSHGHSGLHLSPAPAPVRLPPSKGKGQGNPAYAPHHPRQYHSPSYYPDCTALSCQDPLTNSPPGTCLCVLPIKVELCFGIALYTFFTLVAELAQDIASGVFMNQSQVRVMGANAAPDDPEKTVVLIDLVPLGAKFDNTTALLVFERFWHKQVIINPTHFGKYDVLYVIYPGLPSSSPAAPGSTNNGLSDVNDTRLHPLAVDVGNQRERKRRGIIVIIVLSSVFAFILCGGAALAIYFKLRNCNHLTEASLMPAKPAGPGPVVVGSRLGSRPISASPSFSSSMVTYKGSAKTFSLVEMERATQGFHDSRIIGEGGFGWVYEGILEDGERAAVKILKRDDQQGTREFLAEVEMLSRLHHRNLVKLIGICTEEHSRCLVYELIPNGSVESHLHGSDKGTARLDWDARLKIALGAARALAYLHEDSSPRVIHRDFKSSNILLEHDFTPKVSDFGLARTALDEGNEHISTRVMGTFGYVAPEYAMTGHLLVKSDVYSYGVVLLELLTGRKPVDMSRPPGQENLVAWASSLLTSRDGLETIIDPSLGSNIPFDSIAKVAAIASMCVQPEVDQRPFMGEVVQALKLVCNKGSEFNESTGFGQDLHIQDAEIMSRASLDMDVDPALSAKLFASSARYDAMAASGSFRRYSSSGPLRVCRTGHNKERGLSTRSTSEHVGLQRFRIDSE; encoded by the exons ATGACCACTTTAAGATTGTTGGATCTAAG CAGCTCTTCAATCATCTCCTACTCCTCCAACAGACCAGGAGACATCTACAGTACCTGTTGCTTCATCTCCAGAAGAATTTCCCAGCCAAAGAAAGCCACTGCCA TATCTGCTGTTTCTCCATCACCAATCACTTCTGCCATCCATGGGACTAGGTATGGTGCACCTATTACTGCACCCCCGGGGCAATCCCCTACCCCTTCATCCCCTTCACGTTATTCGCACACAGAAG TCAGGGGAAGAT TATCAACGACTTCACCCTTAGTTTCGGCGCCTCCCATCAGATCTTACCTTCCATTGCCTGCAATAGGGCGACAAACACGAA GACCAGCATCTTCTCCAGAAACAGCAGTTCATCCAGCTAACCATGGTAAGGACCATGGAGTTCCAGTTGCAGCACCTTCaaaaggaagtcatcaccattCCATGCTTGTGAATAATACACATAGAAAGACTCATGAAGCTCCAGTTGTGGCACCATCAAAGAAAAGGCATCACCACTCGCCTGCAAATAATACACATGTAAAAG GACCTGCAGTTTCTCCCTCAAAGTGTCCCATCATCCATAGCAAAGGACATGGCATTCCTGTTGCTGCACCTCCAAAGGAACATCCCAGCCATTTACCACCTGCAAATCGTAGACACCACAAAG GTTCCTTTCCTGTTACAAGTCCTGCTCCACATAAAACTAATAATGCTTCTGCACCAAGCCATGGACATTCTGGTTTACATCTTAGTCCTGCACCTGCACCTGTACGTTTGCCTCCATCAAAAGGAAAGGGACAAGGAAATCCTGCATATGCTCCACACCATCCCCGTCAATATCATTCGCCATCGTATTACCCAG ACTGCACAGCATTATCCTGTCAAGATCCTCTGACCAATAGTCCTCCGGGAACATGTTTATGTGTGCTGCCAATAAAAGTCGAGCTTTGTTTTGGTATAGCATTGTACACGTTCTTTACACTGGTCGCAGAACTTGCACAAGATATTGCGTCTGGAGTGTTCATGAATCAAAGTCAAGTTCGTGTTATGGGAGCAAATGCTGCACCTGATGACCCTGAGAAGACAGTTGTCCTTATTGATCTTGTGCCACTGGGAGCAAAATTTGACAATACAACAGCACTTTTGGTATTTGAAAGGTTTTGGCACAAGCAGGTCATCATAAACCCTACGCATTTTGGAAAATATGATGTGTTATATGTTATTTACCCAG GTCTTCCTTCGTCATCACCGGCAGCTCCGGGAAGCACGAACAATGGTCTTAGCGATGTCAATGATACAAGGTTACATCCGCTTGCTGTTGATGTGGGAAAtcagagagaaagaaaaagaaggggcaTAATTGTAATAATTGTTCTATCAAGTGTTTTTGCTTTTATTTTATGTGGTGGAGCTGCATTGGCGATTTATTTCAAGCTTAGAAACTGCAATCATTTAACTGAAGCATCACTTATGCCAGCAAAACCTGCAG GTCCTGGTCCTGTAGTGGTCGGGAGCAGGCTAGGAAGCAGACCTATTTCGGCATCACCGTCCTTCAGCTCAAGCATGGTGACATATAAAGGATCTGCCAAAACGTTTAGCTTGGTTGAGATGGAGAGAGCTACACAGGGATTTCATGATTCCAGAATTATTGGCGAGGGTGGTTTTGGATGGGTCTATGAAGGTATTCTTGAGGATGGAGAACGGGCTGCTGTCAAGATTCTGAAGCGGGATGACCAGCAAGGTACCCGGGAATTTTTGGCTGAGGTTGAGATGCTTAGCCGATTGCATCACAGGAACTTGGTTAAGCTGATAGGTATATGCACAGAGGAGCATAGCCGTTGTTTGGTATATGAACTTATTCCAAATGGCAGTGTGGAATCTCACTTGCATG GGTCAGATAAGGGAACTGCTCGACTTGATTGGGATGCTAGGCTTAAAATTGCACTTGGTGCAGCACGTGCACTTGCTTATTTGCATGAAGATTCAAGTCCACGTGTCATACATCGTGACTTCAAGTCAAGTAACATCTTATTGGAACATGACTTCACCCCAAAGGTGTCAGACTTTGGCTTAGCAAGAACAGCTTTGGATGAGGGAAACGAGCATATTTCAACTCGTGTTATGGGAACTTTTGG GTATGTTGCTCCTGAATATGCAATGACTGGGCATCTTCTAGTAAAGAGTGATGTCTACAGCTACGGtgttgttcttcttgagcttttgaCAGGCAGGAAACCAGTAGATATGTCAAGACCTCCAGGGCAAGAGAACTTAGTCGCATGGGCTAGTTCTCTTCTGACAAGCAGAGATGGTTTGGAAACAATCATAGATCCTTCACTTGGGAGTAACATCCCATTTGACAGCATTGCAAAAGTAGCAGCCATTGCATCTATGTGCGTTCAGCCTGAGGTGGATCAGCGCCCATTTATGGGGGAGGTTGTCCAAGCTCTGAAGTTGGTATGCAACAAAGGCAGTGAGTTCAACGAATCCACAGGCTTTGGCCAAGATTTGCACATCCAGGATGCTGAGATTATGAGTAGAGCAAGTCTGGATATGGACGTCGACCCAGCGCTATCTGCCAAGCTGTTCGCTTCGTCAGCACGCTATGATGCTATGGCCGCCTCTGGTTCTTTTCGACGATATTCAAGTTCAGGTCCTCTAAGAGTATGTAGAACTGGACACAATAAGGAGAGGGGCTTGTCAACACGCAGCACAAGTGAACACGTTGGTCTGCAAAGATTCAGGATCGATTCAGAATAG
- the LOC133918998 gene encoding receptor-like serine/threonine-protein kinase ALE2 isoform X10, producing the protein MTTLRLLDLSSSIISYSSNRPGDIYSTCCFISRRISQPKKATAISTTSPLVSAPPIRSYLPLPAIGRQTRRPASSPETAVHPANHGKDHGVPVAAPSKGSHHHSMLVNNTHRKTHEAPVVAPSKKRHHHSPANNTHVKGPAVSPSKCPIIHSKGHGIPVAAPPKEHPSHLPPANRRHHKGSFPVTSPAPHKTNNASAPSHGHSGLHLSPAPAPVRLPPSKGKGQGNPAYAPHHPRQYHSPSYYPDCTALSCQDPLTNSPPGTCLCVLPIKVELCFGIALYTFFTLVAELAQDIASGVFMNQSQVRVMGANAAPDDPEKTVVLIDLVPLGAKFDNTTALLVFERFWHKQVIINPTHFGKYDVLYVIYPGLPSSSPAAPGSTNNGLSDVNDTRLHPLAVDVGNQRERKRRGIIVIIVLSSVFAFILCGGAALAIYFKLRNCNHLTEASLMPAKPAGPGPVVVGSRLGSRPISASPSFSSSMVTYKGSAKTFSLVEMERATQGFHDSRIIGEGGFGWVYEGILEDGERAAVKILKRDDQQGTREFLAEVEMLSRLHHRNLVKLIGICTEEHSRCLVYELIPNGSVESHLHGSDKGTARLDWDARLKIALGAARALAYLHEDSSPRVIHRDFKSSNILLEHDFTPKVSDFGLARTALDEGNEHISTRVMGTFGYVAPEYAMTGHLLVKSDVYSYGVVLLELLTGRKPVDMSRPPGQENLVAWASSLLTSRDGLETIIDPSLGSNIPFDSIAKVAAIASMCVQPEVDQRPFMGEVVQALKLVCNKGSEFNESTGFGQDLHIQDAEIMSRASLDMDVDPALSAKLFASSARYDAMAASGSFRRYSSSGPLRVCRTGHNKERGLSTRSTSEHVGLQRFRIDSE; encoded by the exons ATGACCACTTTAAGATTGTTGGATCTAAG CTCTTCAATCATCTCCTACTCCTCCAACAGACCAGGAGACATCTACAGTACCTGTTGCTTCATCTCCAGAAGAATTTCCCAGCCAAAGAAAGCCACTGCCA TATCAACGACTTCACCCTTAGTTTCGGCGCCTCCCATCAGATCTTACCTTCCATTGCCTGCAATAGGGCGACAAACACGAA GACCAGCATCTTCTCCAGAAACAGCAGTTCATCCAGCTAACCATGGTAAGGACCATGGAGTTCCAGTTGCAGCACCTTCaaaaggaagtcatcaccattCCATGCTTGTGAATAATACACATAGAAAGACTCATGAAGCTCCAGTTGTGGCACCATCAAAGAAAAGGCATCACCACTCGCCTGCAAATAATACACATGTAAAAG GACCTGCAGTTTCTCCCTCAAAGTGTCCCATCATCCATAGCAAAGGACATGGCATTCCTGTTGCTGCACCTCCAAAGGAACATCCCAGCCATTTACCACCTGCAAATCGTAGACACCACAAAG GTTCCTTTCCTGTTACAAGTCCTGCTCCACATAAAACTAATAATGCTTCTGCACCAAGCCATGGACATTCTGGTTTACATCTTAGTCCTGCACCTGCACCTGTACGTTTGCCTCCATCAAAAGGAAAGGGACAAGGAAATCCTGCATATGCTCCACACCATCCCCGTCAATATCATTCGCCATCGTATTACCCAG ACTGCACAGCATTATCCTGTCAAGATCCTCTGACCAATAGTCCTCCGGGAACATGTTTATGTGTGCTGCCAATAAAAGTCGAGCTTTGTTTTGGTATAGCATTGTACACGTTCTTTACACTGGTCGCAGAACTTGCACAAGATATTGCGTCTGGAGTGTTCATGAATCAAAGTCAAGTTCGTGTTATGGGAGCAAATGCTGCACCTGATGACCCTGAGAAGACAGTTGTCCTTATTGATCTTGTGCCACTGGGAGCAAAATTTGACAATACAACAGCACTTTTGGTATTTGAAAGGTTTTGGCACAAGCAGGTCATCATAAACCCTACGCATTTTGGAAAATATGATGTGTTATATGTTATTTACCCAG GTCTTCCTTCGTCATCACCGGCAGCTCCGGGAAGCACGAACAATGGTCTTAGCGATGTCAATGATACAAGGTTACATCCGCTTGCTGTTGATGTGGGAAAtcagagagaaagaaaaagaaggggcaTAATTGTAATAATTGTTCTATCAAGTGTTTTTGCTTTTATTTTATGTGGTGGAGCTGCATTGGCGATTTATTTCAAGCTTAGAAACTGCAATCATTTAACTGAAGCATCACTTATGCCAGCAAAACCTGCAG GTCCTGGTCCTGTAGTGGTCGGGAGCAGGCTAGGAAGCAGACCTATTTCGGCATCACCGTCCTTCAGCTCAAGCATGGTGACATATAAAGGATCTGCCAAAACGTTTAGCTTGGTTGAGATGGAGAGAGCTACACAGGGATTTCATGATTCCAGAATTATTGGCGAGGGTGGTTTTGGATGGGTCTATGAAGGTATTCTTGAGGATGGAGAACGGGCTGCTGTCAAGATTCTGAAGCGGGATGACCAGCAAGGTACCCGGGAATTTTTGGCTGAGGTTGAGATGCTTAGCCGATTGCATCACAGGAACTTGGTTAAGCTGATAGGTATATGCACAGAGGAGCATAGCCGTTGTTTGGTATATGAACTTATTCCAAATGGCAGTGTGGAATCTCACTTGCATG GGTCAGATAAGGGAACTGCTCGACTTGATTGGGATGCTAGGCTTAAAATTGCACTTGGTGCAGCACGTGCACTTGCTTATTTGCATGAAGATTCAAGTCCACGTGTCATACATCGTGACTTCAAGTCAAGTAACATCTTATTGGAACATGACTTCACCCCAAAGGTGTCAGACTTTGGCTTAGCAAGAACAGCTTTGGATGAGGGAAACGAGCATATTTCAACTCGTGTTATGGGAACTTTTGG GTATGTTGCTCCTGAATATGCAATGACTGGGCATCTTCTAGTAAAGAGTGATGTCTACAGCTACGGtgttgttcttcttgagcttttgaCAGGCAGGAAACCAGTAGATATGTCAAGACCTCCAGGGCAAGAGAACTTAGTCGCATGGGCTAGTTCTCTTCTGACAAGCAGAGATGGTTTGGAAACAATCATAGATCCTTCACTTGGGAGTAACATCCCATTTGACAGCATTGCAAAAGTAGCAGCCATTGCATCTATGTGCGTTCAGCCTGAGGTGGATCAGCGCCCATTTATGGGGGAGGTTGTCCAAGCTCTGAAGTTGGTATGCAACAAAGGCAGTGAGTTCAACGAATCCACAGGCTTTGGCCAAGATTTGCACATCCAGGATGCTGAGATTATGAGTAGAGCAAGTCTGGATATGGACGTCGACCCAGCGCTATCTGCCAAGCTGTTCGCTTCGTCAGCACGCTATGATGCTATGGCCGCCTCTGGTTCTTTTCGACGATATTCAAGTTCAGGTCCTCTAAGAGTATGTAGAACTGGACACAATAAGGAGAGGGGCTTGTCAACACGCAGCACAAGTGAACACGTTGGTCTGCAAAGATTCAGGATCGATTCAGAATAG
- the LOC133918998 gene encoding receptor-like serine/threonine-protein kinase ALE2 isoform X9, with protein sequence MTTLRLLDLSSSSIISYSSNRPGDIYSTCCFISRRISQPKKATAISTTSPLVSAPPIRSYLPLPAIGRQTRRPASSPETAVHPANHGKDHGVPVAAPSKGSHHHSMLVNNTHRKTHEAPVVAPSKKRHHHSPANNTHVKGPAVSPSKCPIIHSKGHGIPVAAPPKEHPSHLPPANRRHHKGSFPVTSPAPHKTNNASAPSHGHSGLHLSPAPAPVRLPPSKGKGQGNPAYAPHHPRQYHSPSYYPDCTALSCQDPLTNSPPGTCLCVLPIKVELCFGIALYTFFTLVAELAQDIASGVFMNQSQVRVMGANAAPDDPEKTVVLIDLVPLGAKFDNTTALLVFERFWHKQVIINPTHFGKYDVLYVIYPGLPSSSPAAPGSTNNGLSDVNDTRLHPLAVDVGNQRERKRRGIIVIIVLSSVFAFILCGGAALAIYFKLRNCNHLTEASLMPAKPAGPGPVVVGSRLGSRPISASPSFSSSMVTYKGSAKTFSLVEMERATQGFHDSRIIGEGGFGWVYEGILEDGERAAVKILKRDDQQGTREFLAEVEMLSRLHHRNLVKLIGICTEEHSRCLVYELIPNGSVESHLHGSDKGTARLDWDARLKIALGAARALAYLHEDSSPRVIHRDFKSSNILLEHDFTPKVSDFGLARTALDEGNEHISTRVMGTFGYVAPEYAMTGHLLVKSDVYSYGVVLLELLTGRKPVDMSRPPGQENLVAWASSLLTSRDGLETIIDPSLGSNIPFDSIAKVAAIASMCVQPEVDQRPFMGEVVQALKLVCNKGSEFNESTGFGQDLHIQDAEIMSRASLDMDVDPALSAKLFASSARYDAMAASGSFRRYSSSGPLRVCRTGHNKERGLSTRSTSEHVGLQRFRIDSE encoded by the exons ATGACCACTTTAAGATTGTTGGATCTAAG CAGCTCTTCAATCATCTCCTACTCCTCCAACAGACCAGGAGACATCTACAGTACCTGTTGCTTCATCTCCAGAAGAATTTCCCAGCCAAAGAAAGCCACTGCCA TATCAACGACTTCACCCTTAGTTTCGGCGCCTCCCATCAGATCTTACCTTCCATTGCCTGCAATAGGGCGACAAACACGAA GACCAGCATCTTCTCCAGAAACAGCAGTTCATCCAGCTAACCATGGTAAGGACCATGGAGTTCCAGTTGCAGCACCTTCaaaaggaagtcatcaccattCCATGCTTGTGAATAATACACATAGAAAGACTCATGAAGCTCCAGTTGTGGCACCATCAAAGAAAAGGCATCACCACTCGCCTGCAAATAATACACATGTAAAAG GACCTGCAGTTTCTCCCTCAAAGTGTCCCATCATCCATAGCAAAGGACATGGCATTCCTGTTGCTGCACCTCCAAAGGAACATCCCAGCCATTTACCACCTGCAAATCGTAGACACCACAAAG GTTCCTTTCCTGTTACAAGTCCTGCTCCACATAAAACTAATAATGCTTCTGCACCAAGCCATGGACATTCTGGTTTACATCTTAGTCCTGCACCTGCACCTGTACGTTTGCCTCCATCAAAAGGAAAGGGACAAGGAAATCCTGCATATGCTCCACACCATCCCCGTCAATATCATTCGCCATCGTATTACCCAG ACTGCACAGCATTATCCTGTCAAGATCCTCTGACCAATAGTCCTCCGGGAACATGTTTATGTGTGCTGCCAATAAAAGTCGAGCTTTGTTTTGGTATAGCATTGTACACGTTCTTTACACTGGTCGCAGAACTTGCACAAGATATTGCGTCTGGAGTGTTCATGAATCAAAGTCAAGTTCGTGTTATGGGAGCAAATGCTGCACCTGATGACCCTGAGAAGACAGTTGTCCTTATTGATCTTGTGCCACTGGGAGCAAAATTTGACAATACAACAGCACTTTTGGTATTTGAAAGGTTTTGGCACAAGCAGGTCATCATAAACCCTACGCATTTTGGAAAATATGATGTGTTATATGTTATTTACCCAG GTCTTCCTTCGTCATCACCGGCAGCTCCGGGAAGCACGAACAATGGTCTTAGCGATGTCAATGATACAAGGTTACATCCGCTTGCTGTTGATGTGGGAAAtcagagagaaagaaaaagaaggggcaTAATTGTAATAATTGTTCTATCAAGTGTTTTTGCTTTTATTTTATGTGGTGGAGCTGCATTGGCGATTTATTTCAAGCTTAGAAACTGCAATCATTTAACTGAAGCATCACTTATGCCAGCAAAACCTGCAG GTCCTGGTCCTGTAGTGGTCGGGAGCAGGCTAGGAAGCAGACCTATTTCGGCATCACCGTCCTTCAGCTCAAGCATGGTGACATATAAAGGATCTGCCAAAACGTTTAGCTTGGTTGAGATGGAGAGAGCTACACAGGGATTTCATGATTCCAGAATTATTGGCGAGGGTGGTTTTGGATGGGTCTATGAAGGTATTCTTGAGGATGGAGAACGGGCTGCTGTCAAGATTCTGAAGCGGGATGACCAGCAAGGTACCCGGGAATTTTTGGCTGAGGTTGAGATGCTTAGCCGATTGCATCACAGGAACTTGGTTAAGCTGATAGGTATATGCACAGAGGAGCATAGCCGTTGTTTGGTATATGAACTTATTCCAAATGGCAGTGTGGAATCTCACTTGCATG GGTCAGATAAGGGAACTGCTCGACTTGATTGGGATGCTAGGCTTAAAATTGCACTTGGTGCAGCACGTGCACTTGCTTATTTGCATGAAGATTCAAGTCCACGTGTCATACATCGTGACTTCAAGTCAAGTAACATCTTATTGGAACATGACTTCACCCCAAAGGTGTCAGACTTTGGCTTAGCAAGAACAGCTTTGGATGAGGGAAACGAGCATATTTCAACTCGTGTTATGGGAACTTTTGG GTATGTTGCTCCTGAATATGCAATGACTGGGCATCTTCTAGTAAAGAGTGATGTCTACAGCTACGGtgttgttcttcttgagcttttgaCAGGCAGGAAACCAGTAGATATGTCAAGACCTCCAGGGCAAGAGAACTTAGTCGCATGGGCTAGTTCTCTTCTGACAAGCAGAGATGGTTTGGAAACAATCATAGATCCTTCACTTGGGAGTAACATCCCATTTGACAGCATTGCAAAAGTAGCAGCCATTGCATCTATGTGCGTTCAGCCTGAGGTGGATCAGCGCCCATTTATGGGGGAGGTTGTCCAAGCTCTGAAGTTGGTATGCAACAAAGGCAGTGAGTTCAACGAATCCACAGGCTTTGGCCAAGATTTGCACATCCAGGATGCTGAGATTATGAGTAGAGCAAGTCTGGATATGGACGTCGACCCAGCGCTATCTGCCAAGCTGTTCGCTTCGTCAGCACGCTATGATGCTATGGCCGCCTCTGGTTCTTTTCGACGATATTCAAGTTCAGGTCCTCTAAGAGTATGTAGAACTGGACACAATAAGGAGAGGGGCTTGTCAACACGCAGCACAAGTGAACACGTTGGTCTGCAAAGATTCAGGATCGATTCAGAATAG
- the LOC133918998 gene encoding receptor-like serine/threonine-protein kinase ALE2 isoform X6 has product MGRCGGGAGACALLAAALVVSALVIRGAGGLKQSHAPAVARKVLPSITSWHPQNNLDNVLHPSQVQDQTLESLVSTTSPLVSAPPIRSYLPLPAIGRQTRRPASSPETAVHPANHGKDHGVPVAAPSKGSHHHSMLVNNTHRKTHEAPVVAPSKKRHHHSPANNTHVKGPAVSPSKCPIIHSKGHGIPVAAPPKEHPSHLPPANRRHHKGSFPVTSPAPHKTNNASAPSHGHSGLHLSPAPAPVRLPPSKGKGQGNPAYAPHHPRQYHSPSYYPDCTALSCQDPLTNSPPGTCLCVLPIKVELCFGIALYTFFTLVAELAQDIASGVFMNQSQVRVMGANAAPDDPEKTVVLIDLVPLGAKFDNTTALLVFERFWHKQVIINPTHFGKYDVLYVIYPGLPSSSPAAPGSTNNGLSDVNDTRLHPLAVDVGNQRERKRRGIIVIIVLSSVFAFILCGGAALAIYFKLRNCNHLTEASLMPAKPAGPGPVVVGSRLGSRPISASPSFSSSMVTYKGSAKTFSLVEMERATQGFHDSRIIGEGGFGWVYEGILEDGERAAVKILKRDDQQGTREFLAEVEMLSRLHHRNLVKLIGICTEEHSRCLVYELIPNGSVESHLHGSDKGTARLDWDARLKIALGAARALAYLHEDSSPRVIHRDFKSSNILLEHDFTPKVSDFGLARTALDEGNEHISTRVMGTFGYVAPEYAMTGHLLVKSDVYSYGVVLLELLTGRKPVDMSRPPGQENLVAWASSLLTSRDGLETIIDPSLGSNIPFDSIAKVAAIASMCVQPEVDQRPFMGEVVQALKLVCNKGSEFNESTGFGQDLHIQDAEIMSRASLDMDVDPALSAKLFASSARYDAMAASGSFRRYSSSGPLRVCRTGHNKERGLSTRSTSEHVGLQRFRIDSE; this is encoded by the exons ATGGGACGGTGCGGAGGAGGTGCGGGCGCCTGCgctctcctcgccgccgccttggTCGTCTCCGCACTCGTGATCCGTGGTGCTGGAG GTTTGAAGCAATCTCATGCACCTGCTGTTGCTCGCAAGGTTCTTCCATCCATAACGAGTTGGCATCCACAAAATAACTTGGATAATGTCCTTCATCCATCACAAGTACAAGATCAAACACTCGAAAGCTTAG TATCAACGACTTCACCCTTAGTTTCGGCGCCTCCCATCAGATCTTACCTTCCATTGCCTGCAATAGGGCGACAAACACGAA GACCAGCATCTTCTCCAGAAACAGCAGTTCATCCAGCTAACCATGGTAAGGACCATGGAGTTCCAGTTGCAGCACCTTCaaaaggaagtcatcaccattCCATGCTTGTGAATAATACACATAGAAAGACTCATGAAGCTCCAGTTGTGGCACCATCAAAGAAAAGGCATCACCACTCGCCTGCAAATAATACACATGTAAAAG GACCTGCAGTTTCTCCCTCAAAGTGTCCCATCATCCATAGCAAAGGACATGGCATTCCTGTTGCTGCACCTCCAAAGGAACATCCCAGCCATTTACCACCTGCAAATCGTAGACACCACAAAG GTTCCTTTCCTGTTACAAGTCCTGCTCCACATAAAACTAATAATGCTTCTGCACCAAGCCATGGACATTCTGGTTTACATCTTAGTCCTGCACCTGCACCTGTACGTTTGCCTCCATCAAAAGGAAAGGGACAAGGAAATCCTGCATATGCTCCACACCATCCCCGTCAATATCATTCGCCATCGTATTACCCAG ACTGCACAGCATTATCCTGTCAAGATCCTCTGACCAATAGTCCTCCGGGAACATGTTTATGTGTGCTGCCAATAAAAGTCGAGCTTTGTTTTGGTATAGCATTGTACACGTTCTTTACACTGGTCGCAGAACTTGCACAAGATATTGCGTCTGGAGTGTTCATGAATCAAAGTCAAGTTCGTGTTATGGGAGCAAATGCTGCACCTGATGACCCTGAGAAGACAGTTGTCCTTATTGATCTTGTGCCACTGGGAGCAAAATTTGACAATACAACAGCACTTTTGGTATTTGAAAGGTTTTGGCACAAGCAGGTCATCATAAACCCTACGCATTTTGGAAAATATGATGTGTTATATGTTATTTACCCAG GTCTTCCTTCGTCATCACCGGCAGCTCCGGGAAGCACGAACAATGGTCTTAGCGATGTCAATGATACAAGGTTACATCCGCTTGCTGTTGATGTGGGAAAtcagagagaaagaaaaagaaggggcaTAATTGTAATAATTGTTCTATCAAGTGTTTTTGCTTTTATTTTATGTGGTGGAGCTGCATTGGCGATTTATTTCAAGCTTAGAAACTGCAATCATTTAACTGAAGCATCACTTATGCCAGCAAAACCTGCAG GTCCTGGTCCTGTAGTGGTCGGGAGCAGGCTAGGAAGCAGACCTATTTCGGCATCACCGTCCTTCAGCTCAAGCATGGTGACATATAAAGGATCTGCCAAAACGTTTAGCTTGGTTGAGATGGAGAGAGCTACACAGGGATTTCATGATTCCAGAATTATTGGCGAGGGTGGTTTTGGATGGGTCTATGAAGGTATTCTTGAGGATGGAGAACGGGCTGCTGTCAAGATTCTGAAGCGGGATGACCAGCAAGGTACCCGGGAATTTTTGGCTGAGGTTGAGATGCTTAGCCGATTGCATCACAGGAACTTGGTTAAGCTGATAGGTATATGCACAGAGGAGCATAGCCGTTGTTTGGTATATGAACTTATTCCAAATGGCAGTGTGGAATCTCACTTGCATG GGTCAGATAAGGGAACTGCTCGACTTGATTGGGATGCTAGGCTTAAAATTGCACTTGGTGCAGCACGTGCACTTGCTTATTTGCATGAAGATTCAAGTCCACGTGTCATACATCGTGACTTCAAGTCAAGTAACATCTTATTGGAACATGACTTCACCCCAAAGGTGTCAGACTTTGGCTTAGCAAGAACAGCTTTGGATGAGGGAAACGAGCATATTTCAACTCGTGTTATGGGAACTTTTGG GTATGTTGCTCCTGAATATGCAATGACTGGGCATCTTCTAGTAAAGAGTGATGTCTACAGCTACGGtgttgttcttcttgagcttttgaCAGGCAGGAAACCAGTAGATATGTCAAGACCTCCAGGGCAAGAGAACTTAGTCGCATGGGCTAGTTCTCTTCTGACAAGCAGAGATGGTTTGGAAACAATCATAGATCCTTCACTTGGGAGTAACATCCCATTTGACAGCATTGCAAAAGTAGCAGCCATTGCATCTATGTGCGTTCAGCCTGAGGTGGATCAGCGCCCATTTATGGGGGAGGTTGTCCAAGCTCTGAAGTTGGTATGCAACAAAGGCAGTGAGTTCAACGAATCCACAGGCTTTGGCCAAGATTTGCACATCCAGGATGCTGAGATTATGAGTAGAGCAAGTCTGGATATGGACGTCGACCCAGCGCTATCTGCCAAGCTGTTCGCTTCGTCAGCACGCTATGATGCTATGGCCGCCTCTGGTTCTTTTCGACGATATTCAAGTTCAGGTCCTCTAAGAGTATGTAGAACTGGACACAATAAGGAGAGGGGCTTGTCAACACGCAGCACAAGTGAACACGTTGGTCTGCAAAGATTCAGGATCGATTCAGAATAG